AATCCAATAATCGTCAGCAAAGAGACGATAAATAAACTATCGACCTCCACTCCCGCAAGCAAACCGAGGATTGCAAATACTCCCATAGTTACGAAAACATCGTGGAAGAGAGCGACAAAGGCAAAGAAGGCATAGTCGAGTTGAAAGCGGAAATTGAGATAAAGCGTAATTCCGGCAAACGCTGCCAGCAACGCGAAGAGTCCGGAGGTAAACAATTGCCGTCCTAACGTCGGCCCCACCGTATCGATCTGGGTTTGTTCCAGGTCAAACTCGCCCAAAGCCTCGCGCAAGTTATCTTGCAGTTGGCTGCGCTCTTCCACATCCAAATCTTTCGTGCGGATGCTAACTCCCGTGCCGTTTTCTCCGGTAATCTGAATATTAGGATTGACAATTCCCAGGCGATCGCTCACTCCCCGAACTGTAGCAATCTCAATCGGCGCATCGCAGGCTCCCGGTTGGGTGCAATCCAGCTCCAGTTGCAAGCGAGTTCCACCGACGAAATCCAAACCCGGTCGCAGGGGAGCACCGATATTTGGATTCGCCCAAGAAACGGCCATGGCGATTAATCCGGCTAAGATGGTGCCGCCGGAAATCGACCACCAGAGAGTGCGTTGTTTAATAATACTAATGGTCATGACATTGCCCTCTGTTGTTTCGCATTCGCCACGCTATTCAGATTCGGACAAAAGAGATTGGGTTTGCGCAGTCCGGGAAATTGCAGGACATAGAGCATGAGGGTGCGAGTGCAAGTGACCGCCGTAAACATGCTGATGACCACGCCAATACCCAAGGTGAGGGCAAATCCTTTCACCAATCCCGTTCCCAACCAGAAGAGGGCGATGCAGGAGATGAGCGTGGTGACGTTACCGTCGAGGATACTGGTAAAAGCGCGATAAAACCCGGACTCAACCGAGCGATATAGAGTTTTCCCCACGCGCAACTCTTCCCGAGTTCGCTCGAAAATCAGCACGTTGGCATCCACTGCCATGCCGATGCTGAGGATAAATCCGGCAATTCCCGGTAAAGTTAGGGTGACTTGGAAGAGCTTAAAGGCGGCAAAGACGAGCAGAGCATAGATAACCAGGGTAATATTGGCGATCGCGCCGGGAAGCCGATAATACACCACCATGTACACCAGCACCAGAGCCAGTCCGCCCAACCCGGCATAAATGCTGCGGCGAATGCTATCCGCGCCCAAGGTTGCACCTACCGTGCGGTTTTCCACAATTTCCACAGGAACTGGCAGTGCACCGCCGCGCAGTTGAATGGAGAGGTCGTTGGCGGTTTCAGCGGTAAAGTTTCCGGTAATTTCGGCTCGTCCGCCCAAGATTCCGGTTTCGGCAAACTCAACGCCGACGGTGGGCGCGCTAATCAGGTCATTATCGAGGAAAATCCCAATACTGCGACCGGTTCCAGCTAAGGTTTTGGTTAATTCGGCAAAGCGATCGCCTCCGGGGCCGGTAAACTCAATCGTGACTGCCCAAACTGCCCCACCTTGGGGAGCGCGGGGTAGGGAATCGCGCAATTGTTCGCCGGTTAATCCGATACTTTTGAATAAGGGCGCGATCGCTTCATTGGCGCGATCGATCTCCAATTGATTTTCCTCAATCTCTTCCGCACTCACTTCCGGATCGCCCAGTAACAAGGTTCGTTCAAATTGCAGCGTTCTTAAAATCTGGTACTGAACGGTAAACTCATCTTCGCTCCCTTGAATCTGCTCGCGAAACTCCAGTTGCGCCGTTCCGCCCAAAACCCGCTCCGCTTGTGCCGGATCGCTCACTCCCGGAAGTTGAATCGAGAGCTGGTCCTCACCAACGGTTTGAATCACTGCCTCAGACACTCCCAAACCATTCACCCGGTTTTCCATCACCCGTTGCACGGCTTCGAGTTTCCGGGGCGTAATCTCTGGAACTTCCGGAGTGGTTTGCACTTGAATCGTCAGTTGCGCGCCACCACGTAAGTCCAGGCCCAAACGGGTTTCTACATTCATCAATACCGTAATTGCGGCGATCGCCAGTACGATAATTAAGGCTAAAATTGTCCTTTGTTTGCCCATTTTTCTTTGTCAATAATGAATAATGGATAATGGATAATCAATTAACGGAATAATTCATTATTCATTATCCATTGGCAGCAGGGTTAAACTTGCAACGCCATCAATTGTTTGACGGCTTCCACAATTTTAGCGGGTTGGACGATGGTCAAGTTTTCCAGAGTTCCGTTATAGGGAGTGGGAATATCCTGAGACGACAGACGAACCACCGGAGCATCGAGTTCGTCGAACAAGCGCTCGTTAATCGAAGCAGTCAGTTCGGCGCCAATACCTCCGGTTTTCATGCATTCTTCCACGATAACCACGCGATGGGTTTTGCGAACCGACGGGCCGATGGTCTCGAAATCGAGAGGTTTCAGGGAAATTAAATCGATCACTTCCGGATCGTAACCTTCTTTTTCCAGGACTTTCGCCGCTTGGATGGCATGGTGGCGCATCCGTGAATAGGTGAGAATCGTGACATCTTTACCGCGACGAACGATTTCGGCGCGATCTAAGGGAACTAAATATTCAGTTTCCGGTAAATTTTCTTTTAGGTTATAGAGTAGGACGTGCTCGAAAAACAGTACTGGGTTCCCGTCGCGAATAGCCGATTTCATTAATCCTTTAGCATTGTAGGGAGTGGAACAGGCAACGATTTTCAGACCGGGAACGGCTTGGAAATAGGCTTCTAAACGCTGGGAGTGTTCGGCACCCAGTTGTTTCCCAACCCCACCCGGACCTCGGATGACTAGGGGAATGGTAAAGTTACCACCGGAGGTATAGCGCAGCATTCCCGCATTATTGGCAATTTGGTTAAACGCCAGCAGCAGAAAGCCCATGTTCATCCCTTCAATAATGGGACGCAAACCGCAGATTGCCGCTCCCACAGCGAGTCCGGTAAAGCTGTTCTCCGCGATCGGAGTGTCGAGCACTCGCAGTTCTCCGTATTTGTCATAGAGTCCTTTGGTGACTTTGTAGGAACCGCCATACTGTCCCACATCTTCGCCGAGGACGAAGACTGAGGAATCGCGGGCCATCTCTTCGTCGATCGCTTCCCGGAGAGCGTTGAAGAATAGTGTTTCTGCCATTTGCTACGATAGGTGATTGTGGGGTTATTCGCAACTAGCAGTTTATCAAAAAATGGGGTCTTGGCAGCAATGGCGATCGAATCGGTACTGGATTGGTTGGCGGTAGCAGGCTATTTGGCGTTTGCATCGTTCATTGTGTGGCAAGTACTTACTCGCTCTGGATCGTAGGAAGCACTGGCGCGATCGCCATTGCTATCCTTGTTATCCTTACACTAAGCTAGAGAACGCTCGTAATGATTCAGCAGATCTCGACTAAAGCAATATTTGGAGGAAAGCTCTCTAGCATCTTCTTCAGACCAATCGTCCTCCATTAATAATCCGCACAGTTTGGTTTCGTCTAATAAAGATTTTTCCTGATGAGCTTGGATAATAAAATTGAAAAACCTTCTTTCATCGTATGGGTGGGTTCCACCTGATGATTTGTTAGCACCATCAGAAAACCTTTTCAGCAATTCTGACATCTCAGGACTCATTGCATTATCAATAGTGCGTTCAGAAGGAGTTGTTATGACTTGGATATTTAATTCAAGTGCAGCAGGTTCTACAAATTTAGTTAAAAACTCTTCCAGAATCACATTATATTCATCTTCACTCAGATGTCCGCCCTTGCTGGGAACTATATTGCATACATATAAATAATCATTTTCATCTGGAATTAACCACAAGGTTGCGGCACGCCTAGAGGTGTTTGCCGAACAACTGAAAACGATGTACTTCTTTCCACCCCTAGGTAAAAATCTAGAGGTAGTTTGAGTCGCCATCTCTGGTTCTGTAGACCATCCATCCTTGAGGTTGCGTTCAATTAGAGCGATCGCATTCTTTTGTTCTTGAGAACTACCAATCATCTTCAGATCGCGATACACTTTCATAGGGCAAAATCAATAAAAAAACAAACTTAATTATAGTGTAACTAAAAAAAGTGGTTCTGTGTTAGATCTCTTGGGTTTCTCGGGCCTTTTGCCGATTTTTTTCTTGACCGACTCAAAATCTCGAGTTTTCCGGTACTATGATCCTGATGTTCTTTAATGTCAGAGTTAATCGAGTGGCTATTCCAGTGAAGCGTATTGGTATGTGGGCCAGTCCGCGCTGTCTTTCAACCGTTTTACTGCGGTCTTGGAGCAATCGTCCCGATACGTTTGCCCAAGACGAACCTCTTTATCCCCATTATCTCGTAGTGTCCGGTCGCCAAGACCCCGGAAGAGATGCTGTTCTCGCACATTATGAAACAGATTGGGTCAAAATTGTCGAGCAACTAGTAAGTGGAGAAATTCCCGATGGCAAATCGATTTATTACCAAAAATTTATGGTCTATCGGCTACTTCCTCATATCGATATTGACTGGATTTCTGGGTTAACCAACTGCTTTCTCATTCGCGACCCAAAGGAGATGCTCTTATCGTATCGAAAACTCTGGCCGAACCCAACCCTAGAGACTCTCGGAATTTTACGACTTCGCGACGTGTTCCATCGGGTGCGTGACACAACCGGCACCATACCACCGGTAATCGATGCGCGAGATTTACAAAGCAATCCCCGCCAGACTTTATCCTTGCTCTGTCAAGCCATTGGGGTGGACTTTTCGGAAGCGATGTTGAACTGGCCAAAAGGTAACCCAACTAACGATCTTTGGTGTCAATATCAGTGGTATGACACCGTGAGAAACTCAACCAGCTTTCATCCGTATCAGCCGAAAACCGATCGCATTCCAGAGCAATTTTCCGATCTGTTGGCTCAATGTTATAAAGTCTATGACGAATTATACCAATATCGCTTAAGATAAAACGGAGTTTAAGATGATTGAAATTAAGCTTTTTCCCCAGAAAGGACGGGGAGTAATTGCCACTGAACTCATTCACAAAGGAACACTAATCGAGCAGTCTCCAGTTGTGGTTTTTCCCACAGAGCAACGGAAGATTATTGATAAAACGGAAGTGTTTCGGTACTACTTTGTTATTCCCGCAGAATACAGTGAAAGTAAAGAAGTCGGAGGCTATCTGGTGTTTGGACTCGCGTCGTTTTGCAATCATTCCGATACTCCCAATACTCGGGTGGATTGGGTGAAAAACGAAACGGGCTTATGGGCCCATTTATTGGCATTGGAAGATATTCAGCCGGGAGCAGAATGTTTGCTCTTTTATACGAATGTCGATGAATATCCTGCGAACTGGTAGTTAACTCTTCCCAAAATATTAGTGTCCGGAGCCATTCCCTGGGATATCTTTCCTTGAGGGAGTGGCGATCGCTTTTGTCTACCCGACTCCCAACTTGGGCAAAAGGTGTCAAGTTCGATTCTTAACTGTATTGTCAGAATTTCGCTTATTTCTCTTGCATTTATACTGAGTCTTGGCTAGTATAGTTGCAAATCCTTTGAGTTACCTTAGCCCTCTTCTTCAAATACAAAAAAATCATTTGTTTACGATTGATTTCATTAGCATAGAATAGTCACTGAGAAAAATATGTCACTAGACAAACTATGGAGTCACATAGAAGGCATCAGTAAGCCGATAAATCTTGACTCATTCCATATCTGTAGTCTATCAGCAACTCGCTTATTTCTTTGGCCCGGTCCGAACGAACGTATCTATGACATCTATCGATTTTCGATCGCAATTGATAGACAAGGATGTTCCTATGTTGCAGAGCCTATTGACCTTACACCATATATCGTTTGGCTGGCATGGTTTGTTGACTTTTTCCACTCTACCTCTCTATTATCTGCCATTTCTGCATTGACGCAACACTAGGACTCTCTAAGATTTTTCTAGGCGCACCACGTACCACTGAATGAACTTTCCCGAACCGAGATCGAGTTCGCAGGAGGTTTCCATCAAATATTGAGCTTGCTCGGCAACGGTGGCAAACTTCTGTAAATCTCGCGGCAAATCATCTTGGAGATCGTGCAAATAAGCCGTTAGCTTGTCTAAGAGTTCGGCTTCGGTGTAAAACTCTTCCGGTTGGCTAAACTCCAAGACGACATATCCGTCGGACTGATACATTAAAGAATCTGGCATAATTCCTCCTCTAGTTGGGACTAACTCGCGATCGCTCTGTTGCCGTTCTCCTCTGGCTTTCTCGGTAAGCTGTCTGAGGTGGGTGAGTTTAAGAAAATCTAAGTGTGGTTTCGCGCGATCGCCAATCTCCGATAAAATACAGGAAAACCCCAATCGCCTGAGTGATGGATGGGTGGTTAACACCGGGTCAAATGGCACGAGTACCGGGAGTCCCCCCCCACTACAGGCCGTTTCCCCTCCACTTGGGTTTCAGAAACACGGGTATTCTAGCAAAAAAATTACACGATCGACTCTATGGTTTCATCTCCTGTTGCTCCCCAAACCTCTAAATTAGAACGGCTGAAAGAGAATAGCAATTTTCTCAGAGAACCCCTTGCCTCCGAACTATTAGAAGAGACGACTCATTTTTCCCAAGAGGGAGTACAAATTCTGAAGTTCCATGGGTCGTATCAGCAAGATAATCGAGATAATCGCCAGCGCGGACAAGAGAAAGATTATCAGTTTATGTTGCGCACTCGCAGCCCTGGGGGATTTATTCCTCCGGAACTGTATTTGGCTCTCGACGATCTCTCGGAAACTTATGGCAATCATACCCTCAGAACTACAACTCGGCAAGGGTTTCAGATTCACGGAATTTTGAAGAAGAATCTGAAAGCCGTGATTTCCACCATGGTTCAAAATATGGGGTCTACTTTAGGGGCTTGTGGCGATTTAAACCGCAACGTCATGGCGCCGGCAGCGCCCTACAAAAATCGCCGGGATTATCAGTATGCTTGGGAATATGCAGATAATATTGCCGATTTGTTGACGCCGCAAACGGGAGCTTATTACGAGATTTGGTTGGATGGGGAAAAAGCGATTAGCGCTCAAGAAGATCCGGCGGTAAAAGCGGCTCGGTTAAAGAGCTTGGATGTTACTGGATTTACTGATAAGGAAGAGCCGATTTATGGGGAACATTATATGCCGCGCAAATTTAAGATTTGCGTTACGGTTCCCGGAGATAATTCGGTTGATGTTTTAACCCATGATATTAGTTTGGTGGTTATTATCGATGGGGCTGGGGAGCTGCAAGGGTTTAATGTTTATGCTGGCGGTGGAATGGGACGCACTCACAATAAAGAGGCGACGTTTGCGCGGGCGGCCGATGAGATTGGTTATGTGGAAAAAGACGATGTTTACGATTTAGTAAAAGCCATTGTTGCCACTCAGAGAGATTATGGCGATCGCAAAGACCGACGTCATGCTCGGATGAAGTATTTACTCCATGATTGGGGCGTGGAGAAATTCCGCAAGCAGGTAGAATATTATTTCGGCAAACCCCTGCAACCATTTAAGTCATTGCCCGAGTTTAAATATCTAGATTATCTCGGTTGGTACGAGCAAGGCGATGGCAAACTTTTCTTCGGATTATCGATTGAAAATGGACGGGTGAAAGACGATGGGAAATTTAAGCTGAAAACGGCGTTGCGGGAAGTTGCTTCGCAGTTTCAGTTGCCCATGCGCCTGACGGCTAATCATAATCTGATTGTCTACGAAATTGACCCGGCGGATAAAGAGGCGATCGCCAAAATTTTCCAAAGCAATGGCGTCCAAACCAATCCGGACAAGATCGATCCTCTGGTGCGCTATTCTATGGCTTGTCCGGCGCTCCCCTTATGCGGTTTAGCCGTAACTGAGTCGGAGCGCGCCCTACCCGGCATTCTGCAACGCATCCGCGCTTTGCTGAACAAAGTGGGACTGAAAAACGAGAGCTTTGTTACCCGGATGACGGGATGCCCGAATGGGTGCGCCCGACCGTATATTGCCGAACTGGGTTTGGTCGGTCAAACTCCAGGAGCGTATCAAATTTGGCTGGGAGCCGAACCGAATCAGATGCGCCTGTCTCGCCCGTATTTGGATAAGGTGAAAGACGAAGATTTGGAAGCAACCCTGGAGCCATTGTTCGCTTATTTCAAGCAAAGTCGCCTGAATAACGGCACGTTGGAGAGTTTTGGCGATTTTTGCGATCGCGTCGGATTTGAAGCCCTCAAAGCCTTTTCCGAGACCTATACTCCCCTGCCCGATCTGCCTAAATCTTCCGGTAAAGCTCGATACCGGATTGGCGTGCGCGATACGGTCTACCAGCAGTTCAAACAAGTGGCGGAGCAGGAAGGTAAGTCTATGACTCAGCTCGCTACCGAAATCCTGGAAGCGTATATGGCTGAAAAGGAATAATAGTATCCAAATCCTGTAGGGGCAGGTTCTCCCATATCCCTCATTTCCAACCGATAACCTTTGTGAACCTGCCCCCAACCCCTGGGACATTTCCGCGAACGTACCCAGAGGTGAGGGCGGGTTCTAGGAATTATCGCTCTCTTGTCTAGATTATCGAGAACCCGCCCCTACCGGTCTATTTTTTCCGATTGTAAATGGGTGAGGTGCGCATTGCCCACCCTACTGGCTATGGTTCTAATACCCGTTGTTCATTGTTAATTATTAATTGTTAATTGATACTATGGCTCCTTTAGCTCTTCTCAGTACATCCGATAAAACTGGATTGGTCGATCTCGCTCGTGGTTTAGTGGAAGAGTTTGGATACGATATTATCAGTAGTGGCGGTACGGCGAAAACGCTACAACAGGCTGGAATTCCGGTAACCAAGGTTTCTGACTATACCGGAAGTCCCGAAATTTTGGGGGGACGAGTGAAGACGTTGCATCCTCGCATTCATGGCGGCATTCTTGCACGACAAACTCTGGAGTCCGATCGCCAGGATTTAGCGGATAATGATATTCGCGGGATATCGTTGGTGGTGGTGAATTTATATCCCTTCGAGCAAACTATTGCCCGTCCCGACGTTACTTTAGAAGATGCGATCGAAAATATTGATATTGGCGGCCCGACATTGCTGCGCGCGGCGGCGAAAAATCACGCTCATTTAACCGTACTTTGCGATCCTGGGGATTATTCGGCTTATTTAGAAGAGTTGCGCCAAAATAACGGTACGGCATCTCTGAAATTTCGGCAAGAGCGCGCGATTAAAGCTTTTGCTCATACAGCCGCTTACGATCGCACCATCACCGATTATCTCACAGCGCAGTTAACCGAAGCCACAGACTTACCCGCGCAGTTTACGCTCTCCGGACAACAGAAGCAAATCTTGCGCTACGGCGAAAACCCCCACCAAAGCGCCGGTTGGTACCAAACCGGGACGGGAGAACAAGGATGGGCGGGAGCAACCCAACTGCAAGGAAAGGAACTCAGCTACAATAATCTGGTGGATCTCGAAGCCGCTCGGCAAATTATTACCGAGTTTACCGATAAGCCAGCGGTTGCTATTCTCAAACATACCAATCCTTGCGGTATTGCGTTTGCCGATACTCTGGTGGAAGCGTATCAAAAAGCGCTGGCGGCAGATTCGATCTCGGCGTTTGGCGGTATTGTGGCGTTGAATCAAACCATTGATGCAGCGACGGCGCAAGAACTGACGAAAATATTTCTTGAATGCGTAGTTGCGCCAGGATGCGACCCAGACGCGCAAGAAATTTTACAGAAAAAAGGGAAGCTGCGCGTCCTCATTTTACCAGATCTGCACTACGGCCCCTCGGTGATGGTGAAATCAATTGCAGGCGGATTTTTATTGCAACAGAGCGATACAACGATCGCAACTCCCGATACTTGGACTGTGGTGACGGAAAAACAACCGACTCCAGAGCAGTTAGACGAGTTGTTCTTTGCCTGGAAAGTAGTAAAACACGTCAAGTCAAATGCGATCGCATTAACGAAAAATCGGACGACTTGCGGCATTGGTGCCGGTCAAATGAATCGAGTAGGAGCGGTGAAAATTGCCCTAGAACAGGCGGGAGAGCAAGCGCGCGGAGCGGTCCTTGCAAGCGATGCCTTCTTCCCCTTTGACGACTCGGTACGCACCGCTGCGGCGGCTGGAATTGAGGCGATCGTGCAGCCGGGAGGAAGTTTGCGCGATAAGGATTCGATCGCGGCGGCCAATGAGTTAGGCTTAGTTATGGTCTTTACGGGAATGCGTCATTTCCTCCACTAATCTTGATGGAACCTTAGATATTATGAGTGTAATGGTTAAGGTTCCGCGATCCATTTTTCTTTGTTCTTCATGAGTACTTCATCCCAAGCCGAACCTCAAACCGTCCGAGTTACCTTGCTCTTAGCCGGAGGGCATCAACATACTCTGTCCCTGCCTTCCAATTCTCCGGTGTTGGTCGCCGTGATGAAAGCTGTAGCGGCACAAACGGGAAGCGATCGCAATACCATACCGCCATCGCAACTCTTTCAAATTCCTCTCGATGGGGATAAGCGCGCTCTCTGTTTCCCCAGTCACCAGCTCGTGGGAGTGGTGACGGAACCTCCAATTTACGTGCAGTCGAAGCAAACTCAGATGGCTGCTGCAGCGCCAAATGCTCCGACTCCAGCAGTGAACGATCCAACCATTCCATCTCGGTTCGTACATTTGGATAATTTCTTCAGCAAAGAGGAGTGCGATCGCCTTCTCCAGTACGTGATGGAACGAGAATCCGAGTTTACAAGCACCACAACATCCACCGGGCAAGCCGATTACCGCCATTCTACAGTACTATATCATTTTTCTGAATTTTCGGAAATGACAATTGAGCGAGTGAAAGGATTGATGCCGAAAGTCTTACCAGCTCTGGATCGTCCGGTTTTTGTTCCCCAGGAAATTGAAGCTCAACTCACGGCTCATAATGAGGGGAATTATTTTAAGTTGCATAATGATAATGGCTCCCCCGATACGGCAACTCGCGAACTAACTTACGTCTACTATTTCCACAATTACCCGAAGAATTTTACGGGTGGCGAACTACTCATTTACGATAGTAAAATTCGGAACGGTTACTATACCAAAGCCGAGTCATTTCAAACCATCGAACCCCGCCACAATAGTATTGTCTTTTTCCTCAGTCGTTACATGCACGAAGTTCTACCCGTGCGCTGTCCCTCGCAAAAATTTGCCGATAGTCGCTTTACAATTAACGGCTGGGTGAGACGGAGTTGATCTTCCTTCACGCTTTGCAGAAATTGCTTAAATAAGAAATTGTTTTAGCGATCGCGCCCTCGATTGTCTCTCGATTAACTAATGGCTCCACCCAAATAAAATTCAACGTCATTTTTCTCTTCCATGTCGAAACAGCAACGCCAAAGACACTGCCCATTGCTGTCGTCGAAACCGCATAACTAATTTCTTCTAATTCAAAAGGCTCGTAATTAGACGCAATGGAAACTTGTCCTATGTTCGTCACGAATATTGAAGAAGACGTTAACTCCGGATGTTCCAGGCGCAACTCAGTTCTTTCCTTGTAATTCAGGATAGAATTATAAATTTCTTCAGTTTCTAATCTTTCTTTAATTTGCTGGGAAACATCTCTCGCTAAATCCCAAAATGAGGTAACTTCGTTCAAATGATGAAATGATTTCAATACCGAATAGGCGATCGCAATATTTTCATCGCCCACAGGCGGATTAAGTCGCTTTCTCAGATCGACTGGAGAAAGACAACTCAAATATATACCTTTTTCATCTCGATTGATTTCCTCAGCCAGAGCTAACATCATCGCCGCACCAACCGCACCATGTACTGTCGCTTGCTGAGTTTTACAAGATTTAATAATAGTCCCGGTTAATGCGATGTCTAGCACTCGATTTGCGATCTGACATTGACGCTCTTGATAAGGAACACACTTCTCTATAGGGAGAGTCTGAATATCTTGAATAGGTTTCTGAAGTTCTGGCTTTTTCTTCTCTCGATTGGCAATTAACTCTTCAAGAGAAGGCAATACGGGTAATCGAGGAAAATTGGTAATTTCTCGACCTAATGCTAGCATTTGACAGCACTGCAAGATCTCTGAGTGCAAACGAACTCCACTAATACCATCTATAATGACATGATGAATGGTGGTAATTAAATAATGCTGCTCCCTATCTTCAGTTGAGTTAATCAAAATTGCCCTGATTAACCCTCGATCGCTCTCGAATACAGTATTGAGTTCGCTGACAACAACAGTTTGCCAAAAACCTGGCTCCGAATTCGTAATAACTTGCAACGGAATTGCTTGCGTTCCTTCAGTTTCAAATTGTAGCCCATTCGAGGAAGTAACAATACGAGACCGAAGTCGAGGATGTCGATCTCGAACTAACGTTAAGGATTGAGTCAATATGGCTGCAGTCAGAGGTCCTCTAATTTGACTAATAATAACAACATTTAAGGAATTGGCGCAGCGATTCAAAAGCTCTATTCCTTGTTCCATGCCGATTAAGACTCTATTCGTGCGATCGCATTTAATCATCTCGTTCATGCATCTCTATACTATCTTCGATCGTGATTCTTCCCAATTCAGGCAATCTGTTCTACGATCTAGCTCTCTGAATCCTAATTATATCTATCCCAGGCGTATTCGCATTTCCAGTTGCTCTCATCTGGTATATTGCAGCGCTGCTGTACTGCTACATTCGCCGCAACATCCGATGAAATCTGGTGAAACGGCGGTTGTATAGCAATTTCTTTGTCAGTGGGGGAAATCGCTGGTTTTGCGATCGCCATTCTTTCAATCTATGGCATGGGGGGCGATCGCCCTCATGTCAATAACTAAATAATAATAC
The Roseofilum casamattae BLCC-M143 genome window above contains:
- a CDS encoding SET domain-containing protein-lysine N-methyltransferase, with protein sequence MIEIKLFPQKGRGVIATELIHKGTLIEQSPVVVFPTEQRKIIDKTEVFRYYFVIPAEYSESKEVGGYLVFGLASFCNHSDTPNTRVDWVKNETGLWAHLLALEDIQPGAECLLFYTNVDEYPANW
- the purH gene encoding bifunctional phosphoribosylaminoimidazolecarboxamide formyltransferase/IMP cyclohydrolase, whose protein sequence is MAPLALLSTSDKTGLVDLARGLVEEFGYDIISSGGTAKTLQQAGIPVTKVSDYTGSPEILGGRVKTLHPRIHGGILARQTLESDRQDLADNDIRGISLVVVNLYPFEQTIARPDVTLEDAIENIDIGGPTLLRAAAKNHAHLTVLCDPGDYSAYLEELRQNNGTASLKFRQERAIKAFAHTAAYDRTITDYLTAQLTEATDLPAQFTLSGQQKQILRYGENPHQSAGWYQTGTGEQGWAGATQLQGKELSYNNLVDLEAARQIITEFTDKPAVAILKHTNPCGIAFADTLVEAYQKALAADSISAFGGIVALNQTIDAATAQELTKIFLECVVAPGCDPDAQEILQKKGKLRVLILPDLHYGPSVMVKSIAGGFLLQQSDTTIATPDTWTVVTEKQPTPEQLDELFFAWKVVKHVKSNAIALTKNRTTCGIGAGQMNRVGAVKIALEQAGEQARGAVLASDAFFPFDDSVRTAAAAGIEAIVQPGGSLRDKDSIAAANELGLVMVFTGMRHFLH
- the secF gene encoding protein translocase subunit SecF; translation: MTISIIKQRTLWWSISGGTILAGLIAMAVSWANPNIGAPLRPGLDFVGGTRLQLELDCTQPGACDAPIEIATVRGVSDRLGIVNPNIQITGENGTGVSIRTKDLDVEERSQLQDNLREALGEFDLEQTQIDTVGPTLGRQLFTSGLFALLAAFAGITLYLNFRFQLDYAFFAFVALFHDVFVTMGVFAILGLLAGVEVDSLFIVSLLTIIGFSVNDTVVIYDRVRETLKFYPEKHIDEIVDDAVNQTLMRSLNTTITTILPLVAIFILGGDTLKFFALALIVGFISGAYSSIFIASTLLAWWRERTGRAILAKVTDTEIIEESDTPAESG
- the secD gene encoding protein translocase subunit SecD, with protein sequence MGKQRTILALIIVLAIAAITVLMNVETRLGLDLRGGAQLTIQVQTTPEVPEITPRKLEAVQRVMENRVNGLGVSEAVIQTVGEDQLSIQLPGVSDPAQAERVLGGTAQLEFREQIQGSEDEFTVQYQILRTLQFERTLLLGDPEVSAEEIEENQLEIDRANEAIAPLFKSIGLTGEQLRDSLPRAPQGGAVWAVTIEFTGPGGDRFAELTKTLAGTGRSIGIFLDNDLISAPTVGVEFAETGILGGRAEITGNFTAETANDLSIQLRGGALPVPVEIVENRTVGATLGADSIRRSIYAGLGGLALVLVYMVVYYRLPGAIANITLVIYALLVFAAFKLFQVTLTLPGIAGFILSIGMAVDANVLIFERTREELRVGKTLYRSVESGFYRAFTSILDGNVTTLISCIALFWLGTGLVKGFALTLGIGVVISMFTAVTCTRTLMLYVLQFPGLRKPNLFCPNLNSVANAKQQRAMS
- a CDS encoding alpha-ketoacid dehydrogenase subunit beta codes for the protein MAETLFFNALREAIDEEMARDSSVFVLGEDVGQYGGSYKVTKGLYDKYGELRVLDTPIAENSFTGLAVGAAICGLRPIIEGMNMGFLLLAFNQIANNAGMLRYTSGGNFTIPLVIRGPGGVGKQLGAEHSQRLEAYFQAVPGLKIVACSTPYNAKGLMKSAIRDGNPVLFFEHVLLYNLKENLPETEYLVPLDRAEIVRRGKDVTILTYSRMRHHAIQAAKVLEKEGYDPEVIDLISLKPLDFETIGPSVRKTHRVVIVEECMKTGGIGAELTASINERLFDELDAPVVRLSSQDIPTPYNGTLENLTIVQPAKIVEAVKQLMALQV
- a CDS encoding chlororespiratory reduction protein 7 gives rise to the protein MPDSLMYQSDGYVVLEFSQPEEFYTEAELLDKLTAYLHDLQDDLPRDLQKFATVAEQAQYLMETSCELDLGSGKFIQWYVVRLEKS
- the sir gene encoding sulfite reductase, ferredoxin dependent encodes the protein MVSSPVAPQTSKLERLKENSNFLREPLASELLEETTHFSQEGVQILKFHGSYQQDNRDNRQRGQEKDYQFMLRTRSPGGFIPPELYLALDDLSETYGNHTLRTTTRQGFQIHGILKKNLKAVISTMVQNMGSTLGACGDLNRNVMAPAAPYKNRRDYQYAWEYADNIADLLTPQTGAYYEIWLDGEKAISAQEDPAVKAARLKSLDVTGFTDKEEPIYGEHYMPRKFKICVTVPGDNSVDVLTHDISLVVIIDGAGELQGFNVYAGGGMGRTHNKEATFARAADEIGYVEKDDVYDLVKAIVATQRDYGDRKDRRHARMKYLLHDWGVEKFRKQVEYYFGKPLQPFKSLPEFKYLDYLGWYEQGDGKLFFGLSIENGRVKDDGKFKLKTALREVASQFQLPMRLTANHNLIVYEIDPADKEAIAKIFQSNGVQTNPDKIDPLVRYSMACPALPLCGLAVTESERALPGILQRIRALLNKVGLKNESFVTRMTGCPNGCARPYIAELGLVGQTPGAYQIWLGAEPNQMRLSRPYLDKVKDEDLEATLEPLFAYFKQSRLNNGTLESFGDFCDRVGFEALKAFSETYTPLPDLPKSSGKARYRIGVRDTVYQQFKQVAEQEGKSMTQLATEILEAYMAEKE